TCTAACATACCTAGTTTTCAGCACTGATGCAATGTTAATCGGTTTTTTATCGGATATAAAAGTGCTGTGTGCACAGAACTTCACCATCTCGTTCCTCCGTCCCCAAGCCCCCGGCTCGTGTCAGTGTAACGCTGGCTATGGAGTTGACTCCTAGACCTTCCTAGTTtgcagcaccgacgcaatgtagcctttttatcggtttttaccggatataTGTGAGCTTCatgaacttcacaatcttgttcccccgtccccgttctaccacagaacagcgagtcGCCGTAAGCGTAAGTATATAAGTGTATaatggttgatattccatcacaCGCACGAAgcgtttttatccacgtttctgaaaCGTACCGCTAGGTTATGGCCTCGAGCTCGACcagtgtttcctgccacgtacaacttgagtaccttcaaagcAAGAGTGAATAAGCTTCTTCTTGGCCAGCATGCGCCAtgtccaacctagacctcatcattgctttccaacAGGCAAGATTGTCGTCAAGCGTTGgcctatataaaaaacatagatttttgtgtttgtagaAGAGAGCTCCGAGCGTGCGCCACTTGTGTCACAGAAAATAGACTCGCTGGCAAAACTACTGTTCAACAAATCGTTAATGGGTTCCGGGTCCGGGAAGTCGTCACCCTCGGAGCCCGCTGCTTCACCCAAGTAAGTGCTACAATATTGGGTTCTTCGGTTTTACTTGCTGATGACctagaatgaataaataaagattaatttatgtttttttttttttcattttcctttCTAGACACGGAGAGCGTTCTATGGAGAGTTCAGTCGCGTTGGCTATCTGTAATGAATATTTAGCGCACACTCCGAGGTAAGTTTTAAGTTCATAAgttaaccctaatcggtttctacgcgacatcgcgccggaacactaaatcgcttagcggcacgtctttgtcagtagaacTAGcagcggccaaagcctcccaccagacttaaagagctctgtcacaaaacggTAGAGCTTTTACTACTTAAAacgtatgtatgtttataatataaatacacccCACCAACCGGTTTCCCTTCGttttcctaatcttaaggtcgcctggaagagatcgctacaacaTCGATAAgtaataaggccgccctttgtatcctactttttgagttttttttttgtgtccattgttttttttcctctttgtggtgtacaaataaacagtaCTAAAGAGgaatacagtcaaacctgggtaagtgagaactggataagtgagaaaactctttaagtgagagtaatagccaggacccgtcattttaagctcccgAAACCtgtattagcgagaaacagaaacctttgtaagagagacacggacctccgtaagtgagactgctacttatctatacctctataagcgacagtcgagcaagcaatattcgacaaaatttatgagttagagaaaaacattcaaaatacaaaaacagaaacccaaacgaaattcacggatttttttaaatgtacctgaataagttctaaataaaataaaattacatagtgcatgaatactgctgcgtacctctataagagagaaacgctacccatgtacctgcattagcgagaaactcgggttagtgagaaacctctataagcgagaatgagattgtgctcccttgaactctcgcttatccaggtttgactgtaaataaattaagtgttgttctgtttatgggcaatggttttccatcaGGCTATCTGGATTGCTTGTTACgttaattataactttaaaaaaaacacccagacgcaTGCAAATGTTCTTGGGTGGTGATATCAATCAGATAACGTCAACCATTTTGTATTTTCAGGTACCACATGCTAGCTCAGTTGAACCCAATTGGTGCGCGCGCAAGTAAGAAGTGGTTCGCAATACACGACAACTCTATAAAGGCTGACAGACTCCTAATTCTGGTCAGCAAACCCACAAAATTGTTCATAGGTTTAGTTTTCGCCTCACACACTTGCCTATATTGCTATCTTCATTGACCCATCTCCGGCCCTCTacacagcacgggtctcctcccacagagagaagaggttaaggccgtagtccactacgctggcccagtgcggattggtggactccaaaaacctttgagaatattaaggagcatgcaggtttcctcacgatgttctccttcaccgttgaaacaagtgattttCAATTGAAACTTAGATAATCCTATGTTATATATTTCCTAAAGAACCACTGTAagcatttctatatttttacatattacaatactagctgacccgcgcaactttgtctgcatcaaatcggttattatctgatttaatatcttttagcatttctatacccgtcgtaacgtctataagataggtccaatttgaataatttaaagaggaatttgcacgtgcataattaatttaactataaaactatttatttggataaggatctgataggaacgtccctatcttaagattgtacccgtcttttgattgacaaattataacaaaaagcggttattgtgacttaacagttagacatttagcctcccggacttttttgtagataataatgattactttaaacttgatgtccatccatccatacgtacatacataaatccatccatccatacatcgaTACTctcaaactttcgcatttattatatatgtacgCATGcgttcgatcgttgtcccatataccttgtgactcgctgttatctgtgaatagttaGGTCCTTTAtgtccgacaatatttatcagatcttcattaaaattacacaaaacatatttgatagtacctatacactttcaaatataaaaataatgatataaattggtttaaatttaacggagctatgaagtaaaattgataaaatatttcatctcatttcccgggagaaacttattgttttaaatccgttcagtagttttcacgtgatgcccggacagacagacagacagacagacaaaaattaaataaaaatctgttttggactcagtatcgattataaagcatcccccggtaaaattttcaaaatatatgaaatgtacagaaatcttccagttacagttttattataagtatagatatacgTTGTGCATTTCATGTAATCAAAATGAATATATTAGAGGATAGCAAAGGCTCAAAAAGCGGGACAGAGAGGCTACAGGCACAACATTTATACTCCCGATAAGTTATATAGATAACTACATACATTGTATCCATGCGAAGCCGTCAATCGTCAAACGGCAAACGTAATTTAACACTTGTACTCTTCCCCAGATGCCTTTAACGAGTCAGTGCCCCATAGAGCCCAACGAGACGTCCCGCGGTCTCATCATGGAGCTGTTCCGTGCGTTGCACCACCCCTATATCTACCCGGTGCTGGATGTGGAGCTGTGCAGCGGACACGCGCTCGCCGTGCTGCCTTACAGCTCCAGGGGAAGCTTGAAGGACCTCATCTTCAAGGTAACAGCTGCTAGACGTCTCCGGCCTCATGATGGAACAGTTTCATCGCtcttatttatatccttagtatactaaCAGCTAGCCTATACATAGaggtacattacaaaaaatgtaagttaatttatcagaatataatttatgaacttagttaaacttatattaaataatatgtaaatttgtttgCGCGAAATGTTGGAGCATAATGCGTACGTACGGAACCGAGTGAAAATAGTGGTAATCTTCCGCTTATATGTACCACTGCTGAAGGTATGCCTGTACAGCAAAGTTTGGCTTGTAGTGCCCCCATCCAGCTCAAGGCGCGGCTTGAAGGACCTCATCTACAAGGTAACAGCTGCTAGATGTCTTCGGCCTCACGATGGAACAGTTCCATCACTCCTGTATCCAACCGGTGCTGGAGGCAGACCTGTGCAGCAAAGTTGAGCATGTAGTGCTCCCATACAGCTCGAGTGgcagcttcatcatcatcatatcaacccattaccggcccactccagggcacgggtctcctgacaaggggttaaagccgtagaccaccacgctggcccagtgcggattggaggacttcatacacctttgagcacattatgcagaactgtcaggtatgcaggtttcctcactaagttttcctttaccgtcgaagcgagtgatagtttttaattacttaaaacgcacataacttgtaaagttcgaggtgcgtcctggggctcgaactcagcccccgaaagtgaagtcaaggtCATACCCACTGGTCTATCGCCGCTTCATAATTATACTTAATCTAGCTAAACTTCATATTGCAGACAACATGGAGCGAGGACTACGTTCGTAAATATGACTCGGTCGGCACCGGCCTGCCGCCCACCCAAGTGGCGAGGTTCGGGCGACAGATGCTGGAGGGCCTGCTGTTCCTGAAAGAGAAGGGCTTTCCTCCTTTCCGCCATTTGCACACGGGCAATGTCATGGTGCAGAACGGTGTGGCGAGGTCGGTATAGTTCTTTATGTCTTATTTCCTCTTCCATTAATTTGATTCCAAGTTATGTTCCGATCATCAAGCCATCGAATCTTGCGAAAGAACAATGTCTTAATGTTGGATagcagcaggcgttactttgcggaattccatcatacattacgaaaattaagcttaatttgctgtactccgcgaaaagtagaaGTAGTACTTTTCGCGGACTACTTATAGCAaattatagtgtaatttatgaaattttaaatttaggatcgaagaaattacaaattacaccttGCAGATTTTCCTGCCTTTCGCGgtgtaaagcaaattaagcttaattgttaTCATTCccaaacactaaaaaacattcatgttcaccacacaaattttttccagttgtgggaatccacagccttggatttagaaagcagggtcgctgccctctgcgccgaTCGACTATCGCCATcgtctcactaccatgtaattcatatgtacgcatcaaaagtgcctatttgaataaagatatttttgactttgactttggtcgTGTTTCCTCTCGACAAAGACGAACGCCGTACCGCCGATTTAGTTTCAATCCAGAAAATTCAATCCAGAAACATTCATTCACAATTAAACTTTACAACTAAAAAGGAGCATGTATCAAAACTTCGTAGTGCTAATAACATTTGCTTAAACAAACCACGAACAAATTACGGTGAAAGACAATAGCTTTGAAGGAgcattaatgtaaaataaattacctaacgacattaaaatagaacaaaatttcaatatttaaaaaaaaaaacttaaaacttttgtaattgacaaaatctaAGTGCGGTCCTggctatgaatgaatgaatgaatgcacttttattgtacaccacataaacatatagtaaaattataagtgtaaaaaattaacaacaagtacctatacaatttggcggccttatcgctacatagcgatctcttcaaggcaaccaaaggcgttaaaaacagctcaagaagagaggtggtgcatttaaataaacatgcatatatacatatatatatatatatatatactggcTATGTATGAaagtatgaagtatttatttataattttaccctcaagttttttatataatttctgattgtttcgTACGTGCCGTTGcttgttgttttaatattacctacatgaaattagttataaatattctcattgagtgaaattttaatttatttattaatacaaaagtatttttgaaacaaaagaaGTGTATTCGGGCCATATGCAACAAAGGTCCTATGCAATAATGCAAGCCGCTCTTTAAATCTCTCAAATTACTAACGCTGCCAGGTATCTACATCTTAGAATCAGCATGCTTCGTAAATAGGTACAgaagtgatttttttgaaatatgcggAAATATTGTACCTTTCAATACCCGTTACCGATATAAgtgttaataatatgattttgatttaaaacaaattgcctatagctattaaagatttgccatttttgaaattcaaggcaaaattacgtgactggttggttgataaatgctataactcggtaagggagttcttggataataaaatataattattagtttagttatgtttattgttccatacagtaaaattaatgaaattttattacattcagccgattattttgttttttttttttttttttttaatctttatttatttgggacttttatccaacactgATATGCCAGCCCtatcatcccttaagtaactacGAAACAAAAAAcccaataattatattaatataagggaaatgtaacagatacaatctgttattgctgcctatgcattgtttattttgatgtttttttagttattacgtaaatgaatttgtttaaattaagatatgcatgtcatatattatgactaaacatgtatacctacaatgttttatgcaaataaaatgttttgatttgatttgattttgatttgtcTGTAACCACAACCGTTCTCTCCTCCGTGCAGGATCTGCGGGCTGGAGAGCACGTTGGTGggcgcgccgccgcgccgcgccgcgcgctCGCTGGCGGCCGAGCGCGCGGAGTCGCTGCAGCTGGGCCACGTGCTGTTCGAGATGTGCGCCGGCGCAGCCTGCGACCTCACCCTGCTGCCCGCGCTCAGCAACACCTACCCGCAGGCGAGGAGCATGCGCTATCACACTCACTGGCTCGTTGCTCTACGGCATTGACTCCTGAAGTTGTCCAGGAGCCACAGAAACAAGAGcctacagaaccctcattcattGTACCCAAAAACGGTGAAAACGCCCAACGCACGTCTCATTTCACAACCGAGGAATGTTGCTAGCCCACACGCTATTTCTTATTTTCCCGTTTttgtggtaaacgtttagagcattagagataaaataattactgtcaaaattcaaaattcatttatttcaagtaggccttatgtaagcacttttgaaacgtcaagtctgtctgtgtgtagtgactctaccaccggttcggaaggcagattctaccgagaagaagccggcaagaaactcagcagattgctcttttccaacatcattttaaagtttaacaatctttagtaATTTTCTGTTTGTGAGACATGAGAGTGGAGTGGCCCaagcttccaagcagccttgtcgttaagcaattcatcaatcgtgtagttaccacgatttgttaaatgtgttttaatatattgtttaaacttaggtaaaggtagatctaatattaccttcggtatcatgttataaaagcatatacccatccccacaaaggatttctgttcTTTTACCCTCTTCCAGAACCTTTGAGGTCCCAGCAGTGGTTTCACGCGCAGCTGGACGTATTATGCTTGTGTACAGGTCCTGTGGCCAAGTCCCCAAACGCCGAATTGAAAAACTTTGGACTATAGTCGGTAGGAGTCCGAAGTAATTGCAGCCGCAGACACGCCTCGCTATAGACGTTCGCTTTGGAAATTATTTTGAAACcgattaaattgataaaaaaataataggtttCCTGATTATCAGAAAATAGTCTGAAATCTGAATCTGAAAAGATTGTATTACTACACCTATTTAGGACAAAGTAGCAGTTTTAAAACTGTGAATTTATTCAAAGATATTTGCAAAACTGAACTAAACACAATCCACTCCTTTCCTTACTGTTCCTGGGTTTTCTAGTTCGTTCGTTTTGAAGGAGGTGGGAATAATCGAAATGATCTCACTTTATCCTTCTTACTTTATCACTAACTGTCCCTGCTTTTGGTTGCTAGGTAGTGGAAATTATCCAGATGATCTGACTTTATCCCTAACTGTCCCTGCTTTGGGTTCTCCAGGTGGTGGAAATCATCAACATGATCTTATTTTATCACTAACTGTCCCTGCTTTTGGTTGCTAGGTGGTGGAAATTATCAACATGATCTTACTTTATCACTAACTGTCCCTGCTTTTGGTTGCTAGGTCGTGGAAATTATCGAGATGATCTGACTTTATCCCTAACTTTCCCTGCTTTGGGTTGTCCAGGTGGTGGAAATCATCAACATGATCTTACTTTATCACTAACTGTCCCTGCTTTTGGTTGCTAGGTCGTGGAAATTATCGAGATGAT
The sequence above is a segment of the Pararge aegeria chromosome 17, ilParAegt1.1, whole genome shotgun sequence genome. Coding sequences within it:
- the LOC120630786 gene encoding slowpoke-binding protein, which gives rise to MRFKYKDCREYLRRISRKMFNLYQHIKSGESKEQKEPETTGHDRFYQERSRSSFRKKKRRGACRRAQSAAELDPESVAAANKRDAFRIRSVSTDKEESEEESSERAPLVSQKIDSLAKLLFNKSLMGSGSGKSSPSEPAASPKHGERSMESSVALAICNEYLAHTPRYHMLAQLNPIGARASKKWFAIHDNSIKADRLLILMPLTSQCPIEPNETSRGLIMELFRALHHPYIYPVLDVELCSGHALAVLPYSSRGSLKDLIFKTTWSEDYVRKYDSVGTGLPPTQVARFGRQMLEGLLFLKEKGFPPFRHLHTGNVMVQNGVARICGLESTLVGAPPRRAARSLAAERAESLQLGHVLFEMCAGAACDLTLLPALSNTYPQVVEIIEMIFSTRPPTLHELVLCELFRKIDLREMKGSCLPNFSQRLSAPCLALLSEVARRQAGARDECTPPRRGPADPATPNTPPTRRRYVVEQDYTEEWVHQW